A single window of Streptomyces griseoviridis DNA harbors:
- a CDS encoding MFS transporter produces MVPTGKSGRSGSAKVSKAVAELPRQVREELSRRLRRNKGAFRSGDVQVVEGPLLRRAVGASALGNCMEWFDFGVYSYLAATLGKVFFPGASPGAQVISSFATFAAAFVVRPLGGLVFGPLGDRLGRQKVLATTMIMMAAGTFAIGLIPSYGSIGIAAPILLLIARMVQGFSTGGEYGGATTFVAEYSPDRRRGFLSSWLDFGTFVGYALGSALVTLLNLALTDDQMLAWGWRLPFLIAGPLGVIGLYMRLKLEESPAFQQQLDDHEKTLAQESAGGEFKTIVTRHWRPLLICMGLVLLYNVSNYMVTGFLPTYQTETLHRSSGTADVLVLLGMVWIVLLITFIGRYSDRVGRRPIYGFSAAAMIVLAVPAFQLIKMDGFWPPLSGVLILSTLLACFAAPSAATLPALFPTAVRYAAMGIGFNIAVAAFGGTTPLVTEALVNITGDDLMPAYYLMLAGVIGLVTVRFLPETAQVPLNGSQPMVGSREEQQELITTSKELYRVSAERSGDGDSPASATT; encoded by the coding sequence GTGGTGCCCACGGGGAAGTCGGGACGTTCGGGCTCGGCGAAGGTGTCCAAGGCGGTGGCGGAACTGCCCCGGCAGGTGCGCGAGGAGCTCTCGCGCAGACTGCGCCGCAACAAGGGCGCCTTCCGCTCGGGCGACGTGCAGGTCGTCGAGGGGCCGCTGCTGCGCCGCGCGGTCGGCGCCTCCGCGCTGGGCAACTGCATGGAGTGGTTCGACTTCGGCGTCTACAGCTATCTGGCCGCCACCCTCGGCAAGGTCTTCTTCCCCGGCGCCTCTCCCGGCGCCCAGGTGATCTCGTCGTTCGCGACCTTCGCGGCCGCGTTCGTGGTGCGCCCGCTGGGCGGCCTGGTCTTCGGCCCGCTCGGCGACCGCCTCGGCCGTCAGAAGGTGCTCGCCACCACCATGATCATGATGGCGGCCGGCACCTTCGCGATCGGACTGATCCCGAGCTACGGCTCGATCGGCATCGCCGCCCCGATCCTGCTGCTGATCGCCCGGATGGTCCAGGGCTTCTCCACCGGCGGCGAGTACGGCGGCGCCACCACCTTCGTCGCCGAGTACTCACCCGACCGGCGCCGGGGCTTCCTCTCCAGCTGGCTCGACTTCGGCACCTTCGTCGGCTACGCGCTCGGCTCCGCCCTGGTCACCCTGCTGAACCTGGCCCTCACCGACGACCAGATGCTCGCCTGGGGCTGGCGCCTCCCCTTCCTGATCGCGGGACCGCTCGGCGTCATCGGCCTGTACATGCGGCTCAAGCTGGAGGAGTCCCCGGCGTTCCAGCAGCAGCTCGACGACCACGAGAAGACCCTCGCCCAGGAGTCGGCGGGCGGTGAGTTCAAGACCATCGTGACCCGGCACTGGCGCCCGCTGCTCATCTGCATGGGCCTGGTCCTGCTCTACAACGTCAGCAACTACATGGTCACCGGCTTCCTGCCGACCTACCAGACCGAGACCCTGCACCGGTCGAGCGGCACCGCCGACGTCCTCGTCCTGCTCGGCATGGTCTGGATCGTCCTGCTGATCACCTTCATCGGCCGCTACAGCGACCGGGTGGGGCGGCGCCCGATCTACGGGTTCTCCGCGGCGGCCATGATCGTGCTCGCCGTACCGGCCTTCCAGCTGATCAAGATGGACGGCTTCTGGCCGCCGCTGTCCGGCGTCCTGATCCTCTCCACGCTGCTGGCCTGCTTCGCCGCGCCCAGCGCCGCCACCCTGCCCGCGCTGTTCCCCACCGCCGTCCGCTACGCGGCGATGGGCATCGGCTTCAACATCGCGGTCGCGGCCTTCGGCGGCACCACCCCGCTGGTCACCGAGGCGCTGGTCAACATCACGGGCGACGATCTGATGCCCGCCTACTACCTGATGCTGGCCGGGGTGATCGGCCTGGTGACCGTGCGGTTCCTGCCCGAGACCGCGCAGGTCCCGCTCAACGGCTCGCAGCCCATGGTCGGCTCGCGCGAGGAGCAGCAGGAGCTGATCACCACGTCCAAGGAGCTGTACCGGGTCTCCGCCGAACGGTCGGGGGACGGCGACAGCCCCGCCTCCGCCACGACCTGA
- a CDS encoding threonine ammonia-lyase, which produces MTPTDLRPTPSTARRAPTGRPVTRALPTRADLDAAALRIAPHIVRTPLLRGPSAGPHGPDLLLKGEHLQAGGSFKTRGAANAVLALGADRVVTGSSGNHGIALARLARPLGITLTVVLAAGAAPAKAAAIRALGAETVQVGGGVAEREEHARALARETGALLVPSSDHPLVVAGQGTVGTELLTDAPRTETVYVPTGGGGLLAGVCLAAAGHPVRVVGVEPALTPRYARSLAAGHPVALPPCATVADGLRGQRPGQVPYPIIRDRVDELIAVDENEILAATALLRRHGVDAEPSGAVALAGALRAGRRERVVAVVSGGNTPARLHPAHHTRA; this is translated from the coding sequence ATGACCCCCACCGACCTGCGCCCCACCCCGTCCACCGCACGCCGCGCCCCCACCGGACGGCCCGTCACCCGCGCCCTGCCGACCCGCGCCGACCTGGACGCCGCCGCCCTGCGGATCGCCCCGCACATCGTCCGCACGCCCCTGCTGCGCGGCCCCTCGGCCGGACCGCACGGGCCCGACCTGCTGCTGAAGGGCGAACACCTCCAGGCCGGCGGCTCGTTCAAGACGCGCGGCGCCGCCAACGCGGTGCTCGCGCTGGGCGCCGACCGGGTCGTCACCGGATCGTCGGGGAACCACGGCATCGCCCTCGCCCGGCTCGCCCGCCCGCTCGGCATCACCCTCACCGTCGTCCTCGCGGCCGGCGCCGCCCCCGCGAAGGCCGCCGCGATCCGGGCGCTGGGCGCCGAGACCGTCCAGGTCGGCGGGGGAGTGGCGGAACGGGAGGAGCACGCGCGGGCCCTCGCCCGGGAGACCGGCGCCCTGCTCGTGCCCTCCTCCGACCACCCGCTGGTCGTCGCCGGACAGGGCACGGTCGGCACCGAACTCCTCACCGACGCCCCCCGCACCGAGACGGTGTACGTCCCGACCGGCGGCGGCGGACTCCTCGCGGGCGTCTGCCTGGCCGCCGCGGGACACCCGGTCCGGGTGGTCGGCGTGGAACCCGCCCTCACCCCGCGCTACGCCCGCTCCCTCGCCGCCGGACACCCGGTCGCCCTGCCGCCCTGCGCCACCGTCGCCGACGGCCTGCGCGGCCAGCGCCCCGGACAGGTCCCCTACCCGATCATCCGCGACCGCGTCGACGAGCTGATCGCCGTCGACGAGAACGAGATCCTCGCCGCCACCGCCCTGCTGCGCCGCCACGGCGTCGACGCCGAGCCCAGCGGAGCCGTCGCCCTGGCCGGCGCCCTGCGCGCCGGCCGCAGGGAACGGGTCGTGGCCGTCGTCTCGGGCGGCAACACCCCCGCCCGCCTGCACCCCGCCCACCACACCCGCGCCTAG
- a CDS encoding SpoIIE family protein phosphatase, translated as MASAGGRPDGSADEATAVVTADGTLVGWTRGAQRLLGHRAADVVGRPGGPLVASADRARVSRIAEACRTGTGWRGTVTLRDRAGREIPTDVSVSAAFRMADLGDCFLVTGHERHPDQAIGQSVLDGFLTRAPIGMAVMSPELRYVWLNDVLERFGGVPREQRIGRRLSEFMPGLQAEKLENLMEKVLLTGVPVMDHEYRGWSWADPHHEHAYSTSFFPLTGTDGAVTGVCYMVSDVTDRWAAQQRLVFMNDAGARLGRSLDVLRTAQELADVVVPRFADLAVVDLLDSALSTDEPAALLPDGMPGMFRAGLQSVRPGAPEALARVGEPVEFVPPPHDRTYLLDGEGVLMPVLDPGSPEWAVKDPQRAARMREYALHSLISVPLRARDTVLGLATFLRSENLASFAPDDLLLAQELAARAAVGLDNARRYTRERNTALTLQRNLLPQALAGVTGLETAYVYLPAEAKDGVGGDWFDVLPLSSARVGLVVGDVVGHGITAAATMGRLRTAVHTLADMDLPPAELLAHLDDLVIRLTEEEPPDGVTGNAVLGATCLYAVYDPVTRQCELARAGHPPPVVVAPDGTVGFPDLPVGPPLGLGGMPFESGTLELAEGSTIGLYTDGLIEGIGRDVDLGMRRLAEVLARTGLPLDDLCAEAVRRLVPGPQPDDVALLLARPRPLKPTQVISWEIPFDPSAVADSRIEVARQLDAWGLSELTMSTELIVSELLANAIRYATGPLRLRLLRHAFLTCEVSDTSSTSPRMRHARALDENGRGLFLVAQLTRRWGTRHTPEGKTIWAEQDLPPAARG; from the coding sequence ATGGCATCGGCAGGTGGGCGGCCCGACGGGTCGGCCGACGAGGCCACCGCCGTGGTCACCGCCGACGGCACCCTCGTCGGCTGGACCCGTGGCGCGCAACGACTGCTCGGACACCGCGCGGCCGACGTCGTGGGCCGCCCCGGCGGCCCCCTCGTCGCCTCCGCCGACCGGGCCCGCGTGTCCAGGATCGCGGAGGCCTGCCGCACCGGCACCGGCTGGCGCGGCACGGTCACCCTCCGGGACCGGGCGGGCCGCGAGATCCCCACCGACGTGAGCGTCTCGGCCGCCTTCCGGATGGCGGACCTCGGCGACTGCTTCCTCGTCACCGGCCACGAACGCCACCCCGACCAGGCCATCGGCCAGTCCGTCCTCGACGGCTTCCTCACCCGCGCCCCGATCGGCATGGCCGTGATGAGCCCCGAACTGCGCTACGTCTGGCTCAACGACGTCCTCGAACGCTTCGGCGGCGTCCCGCGCGAACAGCGCATCGGCCGCAGGCTCAGCGAGTTCATGCCCGGTCTCCAGGCCGAGAAGCTGGAGAACCTGATGGAGAAGGTCCTGCTCACCGGCGTCCCCGTGATGGACCACGAGTACCGGGGCTGGAGCTGGGCCGACCCGCACCACGAGCACGCCTACTCCACCTCCTTCTTCCCCCTGACCGGCACCGACGGCGCCGTCACCGGCGTCTGCTACATGGTCTCGGACGTCACCGACCGCTGGGCGGCCCAGCAGCGCCTGGTCTTCATGAACGACGCCGGGGCCCGCCTCGGCCGCTCGCTCGACGTGCTGCGCACGGCCCAGGAACTGGCCGACGTGGTCGTCCCCCGGTTCGCCGACCTCGCCGTCGTCGACCTGCTGGACTCCGCGCTCAGCACCGACGAGCCGGCCGCGCTCCTCCCGGACGGCATGCCCGGCATGTTCCGCGCCGGGCTCCAGTCGGTCCGCCCCGGCGCCCCCGAGGCGCTGGCCCGGGTGGGGGAGCCGGTGGAGTTCGTGCCGCCACCCCACGACCGGACCTACCTGCTGGACGGCGAGGGCGTCCTCATGCCGGTCCTCGACCCCGGAAGCCCCGAGTGGGCCGTGAAGGACCCCCAGCGCGCCGCCCGGATGCGCGAGTACGCGCTGCACTCCCTCATCTCCGTCCCGCTGCGCGCCCGCGACACCGTCCTCGGCCTCGCCACCTTCCTCCGCTCCGAGAACCTGGCCTCCTTCGCCCCCGACGACCTCCTGCTCGCCCAGGAACTCGCGGCCAGGGCCGCCGTCGGCCTCGACAACGCCCGCCGCTACACCCGCGAGCGCAACACCGCCCTCACCCTCCAGCGCAACCTGCTGCCCCAGGCGCTCGCGGGCGTCACCGGCCTGGAGACCGCCTACGTCTACCTCCCGGCCGAGGCCAAGGACGGCGTCGGCGGCGACTGGTTCGACGTCCTGCCGCTCTCCAGCGCCCGCGTCGGCCTCGTCGTCGGCGACGTCGTCGGCCACGGCATCACCGCCGCGGCGACCATGGGCAGGCTCCGCACGGCCGTCCACACCCTCGCTGACATGGACCTGCCCCCGGCGGAGCTGCTCGCCCACCTCGACGACCTGGTCATCCGGCTGACCGAGGAGGAACCCCCCGACGGCGTCACCGGCAACGCCGTCCTCGGCGCCACCTGCCTGTACGCCGTCTACGACCCCGTCACCCGGCAGTGCGAACTGGCCCGCGCCGGCCACCCGCCGCCCGTCGTCGTCGCCCCCGACGGCACCGTCGGCTTCCCCGACCTGCCCGTCGGACCCCCCTTGGGCCTCGGCGGCATGCCCTTCGAGTCGGGCACCCTCGAACTGGCCGAGGGCAGCACCATCGGCCTCTACACCGACGGCCTCATCGAGGGCATCGGACGCGACGTCGACCTCGGCATGCGGCGCCTCGCCGAGGTCCTGGCCCGCACCGGCCTGCCTCTGGACGACCTCTGCGCCGAAGCGGTGCGCCGACTGGTGCCCGGCCCCCAGCCCGACGACGTCGCCCTGCTCCTGGCCCGCCCCCGCCCCCTCAAGCCGACCCAGGTCATCTCCTGGGAGATCCCCTTCGACCCCTCAGCGGTCGCCGACTCCCGCATCGAGGTCGCCCGCCAACTCGACGCCTGGGGCCTGTCGGAGCTGACGATGTCCACGGAACTCATCGTCAGCGAACTCCTCGCCAACGCCATCCGCTACGCGACGGGACCGCTGCGCCTGCGGCTGCTCCGGCACGCGTTCCTCACCTGCGAGGTCAGCGACACCAGCAGCACCTCACCGAGGATGCGGCACGCCCGCGCCCTCGACGAGAACGGCCGCGGTCTCTTCCTGGTCGCCCAGCTCACCCGGCGCTGGGGCACCCGCCACACCCCCGAGGGCAAGACCATCTGGGCCGAGCAGGACCTGCCCCCGGCCGCCCGCGGCTGA
- a CDS encoding lantibiotic dehydratase, whose protein sequence is MTEDLVPSLGRWRLWEQFALRGPGFPAEGVLRLAPAGLAAAADKFTAADPLDGARWQDFAHLFADAAVETAHTLQDIARTPSFREAVAWQNRPVLTSGIAPFLRWRPGVDNRSSMPRQREELVAHYWQRFCVKNDTIGFFGPVGWGRWDQDTPGVTVDPGSGLIADSSVYWASWGIDALAKTLDADPALREWIAPRRIPFVALEGDRVRVPGRRPVTVEPEAAAVLAHCDGVRPARAIAAALPGTDVTAVLADLVARRWVVWRLEVPAGTHPDRALRAWLDTVGDPLPRHRALEALDRLEAGRARVAAARSEDALVEAMAALERDFTELTETAAVREKSASTAPCRALVYSDTRRSATARLGPAVLDALEPLRLLMDSAGWLTARLAETVTAEARRVHADLAAGGPVDLAAFWFACLPVLHGVARTAASDLQADFAARWRRVLAVPEDARRVVVRSADIAAAVREEFGTTCGGWTAARYLSPDVMIAADGADAVARGDFTLVLGELHLAANTLGASLFTHQHPDIAELFRLTDRDHPGPRLLPLLPKEHRSRLSVRVRHALVRPEDHQVALADFTADPARPRAVRSADATVVERGGDLLVRLPDGSLFPAVDVFSHVLTTLAMDLFQPLPPADHTPRVTVDRLVVARETWRVPAADAAFADDKDEARRFVRARHWSADLGLPRYVFVVSPTESRPFYVDFDSPVYVTILAKALRRLARNDPEATVTFTEMLPSPEQTWLTDDEGRRYTSELRFVAFDTEPAP, encoded by the coding sequence ATGACCGAAGACCTCGTGCCGTCCCTCGGCCGCTGGCGGCTGTGGGAGCAGTTCGCCCTGCGCGGTCCCGGCTTCCCCGCCGAGGGCGTGCTGCGCCTGGCCCCGGCGGGACTGGCCGCGGCGGCCGACAAGTTCACCGCCGCCGACCCCCTCGACGGCGCCCGCTGGCAGGACTTCGCGCACCTCTTCGCCGACGCCGCCGTCGAGACCGCGCACACCCTCCAGGACATCGCCCGCACCCCGTCCTTCCGGGAGGCCGTCGCCTGGCAGAACCGGCCCGTCCTCACCTCGGGCATCGCGCCGTTCCTGCGCTGGAGGCCGGGCGTCGACAACCGCAGCAGCATGCCGCGCCAGCGGGAGGAACTGGTCGCGCACTACTGGCAGCGGTTCTGCGTCAAGAACGACACCATCGGCTTCTTCGGCCCGGTCGGCTGGGGGCGCTGGGACCAGGACACGCCCGGCGTCACCGTCGACCCCGGGTCAGGACTCATCGCAGACTCCAGCGTCTACTGGGCGAGTTGGGGCATCGACGCACTCGCGAAGACCCTGGACGCCGACCCCGCCCTGCGCGAGTGGATCGCGCCCCGCCGGATCCCGTTCGTCGCCCTCGAAGGCGACCGGGTCCGGGTACCCGGCAGACGGCCGGTGACCGTGGAGCCCGAGGCGGCGGCCGTCCTCGCCCACTGCGACGGCGTCCGCCCGGCACGGGCCATCGCCGCCGCCCTCCCCGGCACCGACGTGACCGCCGTCCTGGCCGACCTCGTCGCCCGCCGCTGGGTGGTGTGGCGCCTCGAGGTCCCGGCCGGCACCCACCCCGACCGCGCCCTGCGGGCCTGGCTCGACACCGTCGGCGACCCGCTGCCGCGCCACCGCGCCCTGGAGGCCCTCGACCGGCTGGAGGCGGGACGCGCCCGGGTGGCCGCGGCCCGCTCCGAGGACGCCCTCGTCGAGGCCATGGCCGCGCTGGAACGCGACTTCACCGAACTCACCGAGACGGCCGCCGTCCGCGAGAAGTCCGCGTCGACGGCGCCCTGCCGCGCCCTCGTGTACTCCGACACCCGGCGCTCGGCCACCGCCCGCCTCGGCCCCGCCGTGCTCGACGCCCTGGAGCCGCTGCGGCTGCTCATGGACAGCGCCGGCTGGCTCACCGCGCGCCTGGCCGAGACGGTCACCGCCGAGGCCCGCCGCGTCCACGCCGACCTCGCCGCCGGGGGACCGGTGGACCTGGCCGCCTTCTGGTTCGCGTGCCTGCCGGTCCTGCACGGCGTCGCCCGCACCGCGGCGAGCGACCTCCAGGCGGACTTCGCCGCCCGCTGGCGACGCGTCCTCGCCGTCCCCGAGGACGCCCGCCGGGTCGTCGTGCGGTCCGCGGACATCGCGGCGGCCGTCCGCGAGGAGTTCGGCACCACCTGCGGCGGCTGGACGGCCGCCCGCTACCTCAGCCCGGACGTGATGATCGCCGCCGACGGCGCCGACGCGGTGGCCCGCGGCGACTTCACCCTCGTCCTCGGCGAACTCCACCTGGCCGCCAACACCCTGGGCGCCTCCCTCTTCACCCACCAGCACCCCGACATCGCCGAGCTGTTCCGCCTCACCGACCGCGACCACCCGGGCCCGCGCCTGCTGCCGCTGCTCCCCAAGGAGCACCGCTCCCGCCTCTCGGTACGGGTCAGACACGCACTGGTCCGCCCCGAGGACCACCAGGTCGCGCTGGCCGACTTCACGGCCGACCCGGCCAGGCCGCGCGCCGTGCGCAGCGCCGACGCGACCGTCGTCGAGCGCGGAGGCGACCTCCTGGTCCGGCTCCCCGACGGCTCGCTCTTCCCCGCCGTCGACGTCTTCTCCCACGTCCTGACCACCCTCGCGATGGACCTCTTCCAGCCGCTGCCGCCCGCGGACCACACCCCTCGGGTCACCGTCGACCGGCTGGTCGTGGCCCGCGAGACCTGGCGGGTGCCGGCCGCGGACGCGGCATTCGCCGACGACAAGGACGAGGCCCGCCGCTTCGTCAGGGCCCGGCACTGGAGCGCGGACCTCGGCCTGCCCCGCTACGTGTTCGTCGTCTCGCCCACCGAGTCCCGCCCGTTCTACGTCGACTTCGACAGCCCCGTCTACGTCACCATCCTCGCCAAGGCGCTGCGCCGCCTGGCCCGCAACGACCCGGAGGCCACCGTCACCTTCACCGAGATGCTGCCGAGCCCCGAGCAGACCTGGCTCACCGACGACGAGGGCCGCCGCTACACCTCCGAGCTGCGGTTCGTGGCCTTCGACACCGAGCCGGCCCCCTGA
- a CDS encoding amino acid adenylation domain-containing protein, whose protein sequence is MRTIADDIAAHAARHPDRIALDTPEGAVTYARLAARVEELTRLLRAGGARPETVCAVAVEHGLDAVAAMAAVLRCGAAFLTLDIGQPRDRLAAFVTSAGARLLVTTSAHAHALDLGVPAVLLDRPAPTDAQPPPPVDPHALAYVSHTSGSTGEPSAVLVEHGALDAYLRDTAHAFGLGPDTVALQTAPLGYDASIRDTFAPLLAGARLVIVERARVLRPDAFARTVRDHRVTALLSVTPSFLAHLAGRPGLADPLAGVTLVASSGESLRPFLAAGGRTLAPGRLVNQYGPTECTMTTTRHDVPATPDPGGDVVGRPRAGTVVRVLDAHLAPVPDGTVGEVYIGGAGVARGYGGRPARTAECFLPDPYGPPGARLYRTGDLGRWERDGLHYAGRTDRQLKIRGHRVDPAEIEGALLALPGVTGAVIAPHTDDRGRLYLLAHLTGDLAATTDATLRAQLARSLPPHLMPRRFQRHTSLPTTRAGKTDRRTLVTGGTP, encoded by the coding sequence ATGCGCACCATCGCCGACGACATCGCCGCGCACGCGGCGAGACACCCCGACCGGATCGCCCTCGACACCCCCGAAGGCGCCGTCACCTACGCCCGACTCGCCGCCCGCGTCGAGGAGTTGACCCGGCTGCTGCGCGCGGGCGGAGCCCGCCCCGAGACGGTGTGCGCCGTCGCCGTCGAGCACGGCCTCGACGCGGTGGCCGCCATGGCGGCGGTCCTGCGCTGCGGAGCCGCCTTCCTCACCCTGGACATCGGCCAGCCCCGCGACCGGCTCGCGGCCTTCGTGACCAGCGCGGGCGCCCGCCTGCTGGTCACCACCTCCGCGCACGCCCACGCCCTCGACCTGGGCGTCCCCGCCGTCCTCCTGGACCGGCCCGCGCCCACCGACGCCCAGCCCCCGCCTCCCGTCGACCCGCACGCCCTCGCCTACGTCAGCCACACCTCGGGCAGCACCGGGGAGCCCAGCGCCGTCCTGGTCGAACACGGCGCGCTGGACGCCTATCTGCGCGACACCGCCCACGCCTTCGGCCTCGGCCCCGACACGGTGGCCCTGCAGACCGCGCCGCTCGGCTACGACGCCTCCATCCGGGACACCTTCGCCCCGCTGCTGGCCGGCGCCAGGCTGGTGATCGTGGAGCGGGCCCGGGTCCTGCGCCCCGACGCGTTCGCCCGCACCGTCCGCGACCACCGGGTCACCGCGCTGCTCAGCGTCACCCCCTCCTTCCTCGCCCACCTCGCGGGCCGGCCAGGACTCGCCGACCCGCTGGCCGGGGTCACCCTGGTCGCGTCGAGCGGCGAGTCCCTGCGCCCCTTCCTCGCCGCAGGCGGCCGCACCCTCGCCCCCGGCCGGCTCGTCAACCAGTACGGCCCCACCGAGTGCACCATGACCACCACCAGGCACGACGTCCCCGCCACCCCCGACCCGGGCGGCGACGTGGTCGGCAGACCCCGGGCCGGCACGGTGGTCCGCGTCCTCGACGCGCACCTCGCGCCGGTCCCCGACGGCACGGTCGGCGAGGTGTACATCGGCGGCGCCGGAGTCGCCCGCGGCTACGGCGGACGCCCCGCCCGCACCGCCGAGTGCTTCCTGCCCGACCCCTACGGCCCGCCGGGCGCCCGCCTCTACCGCACCGGCGACCTCGGCCGCTGGGAGCGGGACGGACTGCACTACGCGGGCCGCACCGACCGCCAGCTCAAGATCCGCGGCCACCGCGTCGACCCCGCCGAGATCGAGGGCGCGCTGCTGGCCCTGCCGGGCGTCACCGGCGCGGTGATCGCCCCGCACACCGACGACCGGGGCCGCCTCTACCTGCTCGCCCACCTCACCGGCGACCTCGCCGCCACCACCGACGCGACCCTCCGCGCCCAGCTGGCCCGCTCGCTCCCGCCGCACCTGATGCCGCGCCGCTTCCAGCGCCACACCAGCCTCCCCACCACCCGCGCGGGCAAGACGGACCGCCGCACCCTGGTCACCGGGGGCACCCCATGA
- a CDS encoding acyl carrier protein — protein MTPNTATAAAPTTAVSTVDLLVEIFRDVLGLPDLTEHTDFYEAGGDSLTAFQITGRLQEHLGADVPVSLVFAYPTPLDLAEVVDADYGVS, from the coding sequence ATGACCCCCAACACCGCCACCGCCGCCGCCCCCACCACCGCCGTCAGCACGGTCGACCTGCTCGTCGAGATCTTCCGCGACGTCCTCGGCCTGCCCGACCTCACCGAGCACACCGACTTCTACGAGGCGGGCGGCGACTCCCTCACCGCCTTCCAGATCACCGGACGCCTCCAGGAGCACCTGGGCGCGGACGTCCCCGTCTCCCTGGTCTTCGCCTACCCCACCCCGCTCGACCTGGCCGAGGTCGTGGACGCCGACTACGGCGTCTCCTGA